The proteins below are encoded in one region of Belonocnema kinseyi isolate 2016_QV_RU_SX_M_011 chromosome 3, B_treatae_v1, whole genome shotgun sequence:
- the LOC117169824 gene encoding uncharacterized protein LOC117169824, with amino-acid sequence MAATVYSRVNSITSQTCTRLLVAKTKLSPIRSLRPPATKAPRMTIPHLELRAALLAAQLLRSLASELDISTENCIAWIDSQIVLHWLRSTKPTGNVLIDNYIEHVQELLPASIWHYVPTESNPEDLASRCVEPQQLLSCKLWWTGLD; translated from the coding sequence ATGGCTGCCACAGTTTACTCTCGTGTTAACTCAATCACGAGTCAGACCTGCACTCGACTTCTTGTAGCCAAGACCAAACTTTCACCAATTCGCAGTCTTCGGCCACCTGCCACGAAAGCCCCTAGAATGACAATTCCTCATTTAGAACTCAGAGCCGCGTTGTTAGCGGCTCAATTGCTTAGATCATTGGCGTCTGAGTTGGACATATCCACTGAGAATTGCATTGCCTGGATTGATTCTCAAATAGTGCTGCATTGGCTGCGATCTACTAAACCCACCGGAAACGTTTTGATAGATAATTACATCGAACATGTTCAGGAGCTGCTGCCAGCATCAATCTGGCATTATGTTCCCACGGAATCTAACCCGGAAGATTTGGCATCGCGTTGCGTTGAACCTCAGCAGCTTTTATCGTGCAAGTTGTGGTGGACTGGTCTTGACTGA